One region of Esox lucius isolate fEsoLuc1 chromosome 17, fEsoLuc1.pri, whole genome shotgun sequence genomic DNA includes:
- the LOC105017053 gene encoding LETM1 domain-containing protein LETM2, mitochondrial-like isoform X3 encodes MVVFGSQVLIAVTRSRGSYVLPKGQNCALHSFSACIRKSSEVSLRSALPLNRPTAILYECTASYQRRHGGVPVRFLHETHSRLQEIKATPAEAPSSPAAAAPQPVPTPSNATDGVVAQKSIKQRVLDELRHYYHGFRLLGWQLLHGQQLTRRERRRLMRTCADLFRLVPFSLFIIVPFMEFLLPVFLKLFPEMLPSTFETESKKVEKQKKGLAAKLELAKFLQETIGEMALRNKAKAEGSEETQKFSTYVQRMRHAGEQPSTKDIVKFSKLFEDELTLEHLERPQLVALCKLLELQPIGTNNLLRFQLMMQLRTIKADDQMIAAEGVAAMSVSELQVACRSRGMRSLGLTNEQLTQQLQQWLDLHLKENVPPSLLLLSRAMYHTELTPKPPVTPPLVRLESLTAPSPPEIGAPAKDKPMSTSLENLVDSAPIIMDKKVESLLEKARIGELEMPSAEAQLIHAKGAELAAKMAAKAT; translated from the exons ATGGTGGTGTTTGGATCTCAGGTGCTGATTGCTGTAACTAGATCAAG gGGATCCTATGTACTACCCAAAGGGCAAAACTGTGCTTTGCACTCATTCTCGGCATGTATTCGCAAGTCATCAGAGGTCTCTCTTCGATCCGCCCTACCATTAAACAGACCCACTGCCATTTTATATGAATGCACAGCAAGCTACCAGCGGCGCCACGGCGGTGTTCCAGTTCGCTTCCTTCACGAGACCCACTCAAGGCTTCAGGAAATCAAGGCCACCCCAGCTGAAGCTCCCTCTTCTCCTGCTGCCGCAGCCCCTCAGCCAGTCCCCACGCCGAGCAATGCCACAGACGGTGTGGTAGCACAGAAGTCAATTAAACAGAGAGTGTTGGACGAGCTGAGGCACTACTATCATGGATTTCGCTTGCTTGG GTGGCAGTTACTTCACGGCCAACAGCTTACGAGGAGAGAGCGCAGAAGG CTGATGAGGACATGCGCAGACCTCTTCCGGCTGGTCCCCTTCAGCTTGTTCATCATTGTGCCCTTCATGGAGTTCCTCCTGCCAGTGTTCCTCAAGCTCTTCCCAGAGATGTTGCCTTCCACCTTTGAGACTGAGTCAAAGAAG gTGGAGAAGCAGAAGAAGGGTTTGGCTGCCAAGCTGGAGCTGGCTAAGTTCCTCCAGGAGACCATTGGGGAGATGGCACTGAGGAATAAAGCCAAGGCGGAAGGAAGTGAGGAGACCCAGAAATTCTCTACCTATGTGCAAAGG ATGCGGCATGCAGGAGAGCAGCCCAGCACCAAGGACATAGTGAAGTTCTCCAAGCTGTTTGAAGATGAGTTGACCCTGGAGCACCTAGAGCGCCCCCAGTTGGTAGCTCTGTGTAAGCTGCTGGAGCTGCAGCCCATCGGAACCAACAACCTGCTGCGCTTCCAGCTCATGATGCAACTCCGCACTATCAAAGCTGACGACCAG atgatTGCTGCAGAAGGAGTGGCAGCCATGAGTGTTTCAGAGCTTCAGGTGGCGTGTCGTAGTCGGGGAATGAGGTCACTGGGGCTGACGAACGAGCAGCTCACACAACAACTACAACAG TGGTTGGATCTGCATCTGAAAGAGAACGTCCCCCCGTCCCTCCTGCTGCTGTCCCGGGCCATGTACCACACAGAGCTGACGCCCAAGCCCCCAGTCACCCCCCCCCTCGTCAGACTGGAG TCGCTCACTGCGCCCTCTCCACCAGAGATAGGAGCCCCTGCAAAAGACAAGCCCATGTCCACCTCACTAGAAAACTTGGTGGACTCTGCTCCCATTATCATGGACAAGAAG GTGGAGAGCCTTTTAGAAAAAGCAAGGATTGGAGAGTTGGAGATGCCATCAGCAGAAGCTCAGCTAATACAT GCCAAAGGTGCAGAGTTGGCTGCTAAAATGGCTGCCAAGGCGACATAA
- the LOC105017053 gene encoding LETM1 domain-containing protein LETM2, mitochondrial-like isoform X2, producing MVVFGSQVLIAVTRSRGSYVLPKGQNCALHSFSACIRKSSEVSLRSALPLNRPTAILYECTASYQRRHGGVPVRFLHETHSRLQEIKATPAEAPSSPAAAAPQPVPTPSNATDGVVAQKSIKQRVLDELRHYYHGFRLLGIDTKIAGRTVWQLLHGQQLTRRERRRLMRTCADLFRLVPFSLFIIVPFMEFLLPVFLKLFPEMLPSTFETESKKVEKQKKGLAAKLELAKFLQETIGEMALRNKAKAEGSEETQKFSTYVQRMRHAGEQPSTKDIVKFSKLFEDELTLEHLERPQLVALCKLLELQPIGTNNLLRFQLMMQLRTIKADDQMIAAEGVAAMSVSELQVACRSRGMRSLGLTNEQLTQQLQQWLDLHLKENVPPSLLLLSRAMYHTELTPKPPVTPPLVRLESLTAPSPPEIGAPAKDKPMSTSLENLVDSAPIIMDKVESLLEKARIGELEMPSAEAQLIHAKGAELAAKMAAKAT from the exons ATGGTGGTGTTTGGATCTCAGGTGCTGATTGCTGTAACTAGATCAAG gGGATCCTATGTACTACCCAAAGGGCAAAACTGTGCTTTGCACTCATTCTCGGCATGTATTCGCAAGTCATCAGAGGTCTCTCTTCGATCCGCCCTACCATTAAACAGACCCACTGCCATTTTATATGAATGCACAGCAAGCTACCAGCGGCGCCACGGCGGTGTTCCAGTTCGCTTCCTTCACGAGACCCACTCAAGGCTTCAGGAAATCAAGGCCACCCCAGCTGAAGCTCCCTCTTCTCCTGCTGCCGCAGCCCCTCAGCCAGTCCCCACGCCGAGCAATGCCACAGACGGTGTGGTAGCACAGAAGTCAATTAAACAGAGAGTGTTGGACGAGCTGAGGCACTACTATCATGGATTTCGCTTGCTTGGGATCGACACAAAAATTGCGGGGAGGACGGTGTGGCAGTTACTTCACGGCCAACAGCTTACGAGGAGAGAGCGCAGAAGG CTGATGAGGACATGCGCAGACCTCTTCCGGCTGGTCCCCTTCAGCTTGTTCATCATTGTGCCCTTCATGGAGTTCCTCCTGCCAGTGTTCCTCAAGCTCTTCCCAGAGATGTTGCCTTCCACCTTTGAGACTGAGTCAAAGAAG gTGGAGAAGCAGAAGAAGGGTTTGGCTGCCAAGCTGGAGCTGGCTAAGTTCCTCCAGGAGACCATTGGGGAGATGGCACTGAGGAATAAAGCCAAGGCGGAAGGAAGTGAGGAGACCCAGAAATTCTCTACCTATGTGCAAAGG ATGCGGCATGCAGGAGAGCAGCCCAGCACCAAGGACATAGTGAAGTTCTCCAAGCTGTTTGAAGATGAGTTGACCCTGGAGCACCTAGAGCGCCCCCAGTTGGTAGCTCTGTGTAAGCTGCTGGAGCTGCAGCCCATCGGAACCAACAACCTGCTGCGCTTCCAGCTCATGATGCAACTCCGCACTATCAAAGCTGACGACCAG atgatTGCTGCAGAAGGAGTGGCAGCCATGAGTGTTTCAGAGCTTCAGGTGGCGTGTCGTAGTCGGGGAATGAGGTCACTGGGGCTGACGAACGAGCAGCTCACACAACAACTACAACAG TGGTTGGATCTGCATCTGAAAGAGAACGTCCCCCCGTCCCTCCTGCTGCTGTCCCGGGCCATGTACCACACAGAGCTGACGCCCAAGCCCCCAGTCACCCCCCCCCTCGTCAGACTGGAG TCGCTCACTGCGCCCTCTCCACCAGAGATAGGAGCCCCTGCAAAAGACAAGCCCATGTCCACCTCACTAGAAAACTTGGTGGACTCTGCTCCCATTATCATGGACA AGGTGGAGAGCCTTTTAGAAAAAGCAAGGATTGGAGAGTTGGAGATGCCATCAGCAGAAGCTCAGCTAATACAT GCCAAAGGTGCAGAGTTGGCTGCTAAAATGGCTGCCAAGGCGACATAA
- the LOC105017053 gene encoding LETM1 domain-containing protein LETM2, mitochondrial-like isoform X1 has product MVVFGSQVLIAVTRSRGSYVLPKGQNCALHSFSACIRKSSEVSLRSALPLNRPTAILYECTASYQRRHGGVPVRFLHETHSRLQEIKATPAEAPSSPAAAAPQPVPTPSNATDGVVAQKSIKQRVLDELRHYYHGFRLLGIDTKIAGRTVWQLLHGQQLTRRERRRLMRTCADLFRLVPFSLFIIVPFMEFLLPVFLKLFPEMLPSTFETESKKVEKQKKGLAAKLELAKFLQETIGEMALRNKAKAEGSEETQKFSTYVQRMRHAGEQPSTKDIVKFSKLFEDELTLEHLERPQLVALCKLLELQPIGTNNLLRFQLMMQLRTIKADDQMIAAEGVAAMSVSELQVACRSRGMRSLGLTNEQLTQQLQQWLDLHLKENVPPSLLLLSRAMYHTELTPKPPVTPPLVRLESLTAPSPPEIGAPAKDKPMSTSLENLVDSAPIIMDKKVESLLEKARIGELEMPSAEAQLIHAKGAELAAKMAAKAT; this is encoded by the exons ATGGTGGTGTTTGGATCTCAGGTGCTGATTGCTGTAACTAGATCAAG gGGATCCTATGTACTACCCAAAGGGCAAAACTGTGCTTTGCACTCATTCTCGGCATGTATTCGCAAGTCATCAGAGGTCTCTCTTCGATCCGCCCTACCATTAAACAGACCCACTGCCATTTTATATGAATGCACAGCAAGCTACCAGCGGCGCCACGGCGGTGTTCCAGTTCGCTTCCTTCACGAGACCCACTCAAGGCTTCAGGAAATCAAGGCCACCCCAGCTGAAGCTCCCTCTTCTCCTGCTGCCGCAGCCCCTCAGCCAGTCCCCACGCCGAGCAATGCCACAGACGGTGTGGTAGCACAGAAGTCAATTAAACAGAGAGTGTTGGACGAGCTGAGGCACTACTATCATGGATTTCGCTTGCTTGGGATCGACACAAAAATTGCGGGGAGGACGGTGTGGCAGTTACTTCACGGCCAACAGCTTACGAGGAGAGAGCGCAGAAGG CTGATGAGGACATGCGCAGACCTCTTCCGGCTGGTCCCCTTCAGCTTGTTCATCATTGTGCCCTTCATGGAGTTCCTCCTGCCAGTGTTCCTCAAGCTCTTCCCAGAGATGTTGCCTTCCACCTTTGAGACTGAGTCAAAGAAG gTGGAGAAGCAGAAGAAGGGTTTGGCTGCCAAGCTGGAGCTGGCTAAGTTCCTCCAGGAGACCATTGGGGAGATGGCACTGAGGAATAAAGCCAAGGCGGAAGGAAGTGAGGAGACCCAGAAATTCTCTACCTATGTGCAAAGG ATGCGGCATGCAGGAGAGCAGCCCAGCACCAAGGACATAGTGAAGTTCTCCAAGCTGTTTGAAGATGAGTTGACCCTGGAGCACCTAGAGCGCCCCCAGTTGGTAGCTCTGTGTAAGCTGCTGGAGCTGCAGCCCATCGGAACCAACAACCTGCTGCGCTTCCAGCTCATGATGCAACTCCGCACTATCAAAGCTGACGACCAG atgatTGCTGCAGAAGGAGTGGCAGCCATGAGTGTTTCAGAGCTTCAGGTGGCGTGTCGTAGTCGGGGAATGAGGTCACTGGGGCTGACGAACGAGCAGCTCACACAACAACTACAACAG TGGTTGGATCTGCATCTGAAAGAGAACGTCCCCCCGTCCCTCCTGCTGCTGTCCCGGGCCATGTACCACACAGAGCTGACGCCCAAGCCCCCAGTCACCCCCCCCCTCGTCAGACTGGAG TCGCTCACTGCGCCCTCTCCACCAGAGATAGGAGCCCCTGCAAAAGACAAGCCCATGTCCACCTCACTAGAAAACTTGGTGGACTCTGCTCCCATTATCATGGACAAGAAG GTGGAGAGCCTTTTAGAAAAAGCAAGGATTGGAGAGTTGGAGATGCCATCAGCAGAAGCTCAGCTAATACAT GCCAAAGGTGCAGAGTTGGCTGCTAAAATGGCTGCCAAGGCGACATAA